GCTCCCCATGCAGCCCGGCGACGTCCCGGCCACCTACGCCGACGCCTCCGACCTGCAGCGCGACCTGGGCTTCACCCCGAAGACGACGATCGACGAAGGGGTGCGGCGCTTCGTGGAGTGGTACCGCAGCTACTACAAGGTCGCCTGACCTCGAGCGGGGCGGAGCGGCGCGCGGACCCCACGCGCGCGATATCCGTCAGCTGCACGACCTAGAGGTACCCCTGGCTCGACAGCTTGCGCAGGAGCTCTTCCTCCTTCGTGAGCTGCGGACGGGCCGAGTCGCGCGGGATCACGCCCACCAGTTCGAGTGTGCTGAGCACCTTCCACGCCCCGTCCTCCACCGAGTCGGTGCTCGGCGTGGATGTGCACCTCGGGCGACACCGGCGGTTCGTACGGCGCGTTGATCCCGGTGAACTCCTCGATCTCGCCGCGCCGCGCCTGGCGTACATCCCGTCCGGGTCCGCGCTGCTCGGCGACCTCCACCGGGCAGTCGACGTACACCTCGAGGAAGTTGGTCGTGTTGCGGCGCACTTCATCGCGGGTCGCCCGATACGGCGACACGGCGGCACAGATCGCGATCACGCCGTTGCGCGAGAGGAGCTTGGCCACGTAGCCGATGCGGCGCACGTTCTCCTCGCGATCGGCGCGCGAAAAGCCCAGCCCGCGCGAAAGGCTCTCGCGCACCTCGGAGCCGTCGAGCAGCTCGGTCGCGAAGCCGCGGTCGAGCAGCTGTCGGTACACCTCGTGCGCGATCGTCGACTTCCCCGACGAGGGGAGGCCGGTGAACCAGACGACCGCGCCGGTGCTGTGGGTCATACCAGTCCGATGAGCGGCCACCAGAGCCTGATGCCACCAGGAGGATGAAGATCGAGGCGACGGTCATGAGCCGCCCGCCTTGACGAAGTCGGAGGTCATTGAAGGTAGCCGGAGGCGAAGACGATCGTATTGGGGGGCCGTACTCAAGGGGAGCGTGAAGTCGAGCCCCGCCTCGACGAGACGGCGAGGAGAGGCGCGACCGGCAGCGCCCCAGATTGGTTGGCGAGGGTGAAGGCGAGCGGAAGGACGACTGCCAGGGCCGCCGCATTGCTCATGACTTCGGAGAGGAGCAGCGCGAGAACGGCGGCACCGAAAATCGTCACGAGCGGGCCGGGCGAGTACCCGTCCAGTGCCAGCTGGAGCAGCCAGCTGGCCGCCCCGGTCCTGTCGAGTGCGGCGCCCAGGGCAATGGCTCCTCCGTACATCAGCACGATGTTCCAGTAGACGTGTCGCTCGGCCGTCTCCCACGACAGGGCGCCGAAGACGAACAGGGCGACGGCCCCGAGCAGCGCGATGACGGCGAGGTCCAGCCGCGCGACCGGCGACGCTCACCCACGCGACGATCGTGAGCCCGGAGATGATCGCGACGCCCAGTATTGCGCCGTTTCCTGGGGCCCAGGTTCTTGACCGCGCGCTCGATCGCCCGGGCCGAGCCGAAATCACGGCTCCTGGGGGAAGCACGCTCCGCAGGATGAGCGGCGTGACCGCAACGCCGAGACGACGACTGGGGCGCGGCCGCGACCCACTGAAGCCAAAGGTGCCCGTGCCGTAGTTCTTCTTGAGCATGCCCAGTGCGAGCGCGCGCGAGTGCTGCCGAGGAACGAGGTATTGCTCCCGATCATCGCTCCCCACGCCAACGACAGGAAGAGGGCTTGGCGTAGTCGCTCTCAGCGGGCGCAGGCGCAGGCCTGCCGCGACTTCCATCGCGATCGGGAAGAGCATCGCCGATGTGGCCTGGTTGGGCATCCACATGGTGCCGAACGCCGCCGCCAGCATCATCCCGGTGGCGAAGGCGAAGGGCGACGATTCGAAGCGGCGCAGGAAGAGGAGCGCGAGCGCTTGCTCAGCCCAGTCTCGATGAGCGCGCCGCCGATGAGGAAGACGCCGATCAGGAAGAAGATGGCCGAGCTGCCAAACGGCGGCAAAGGCTCGCTCGGCTTCAAGGCCCCCGCGGCGCCGAGCACGGCGACGGCCAGGAGCCCGGTCACGCCGAACGGGAAGCGCGTTGGTGATCCAGAGCGTGGTGCAGAGCACGAAGACGCTGCAGGCCCGCTTGCCCTCGTGACTCAGGCCCGCGATGGGGGTGCGACGAAGATCCAGAGCGAGGCGGCGACGCCGATCGCCACGAGCGCGCGTTGCCCGATGACCTCCACGACGTGCCGCTTGGGCGCTGGGAGGTTCCGGCGGGAGTCGCGCGCCGTTCCTCCGGCCAGCGGAAAGCCGCTGGCCGAGGCGACGACGTCGCCAGGTCGGCTCGAGGACTCGAGGGAGAAGGCGCCCATGCGGTGGAGGGGAGAGAGTCCGCGGTGGTGAGCGATCGCCCAGTCTGCCGCAGATCGACGGTGCCTGGCTCACCTGCGCCCGGCGGGGAAGCTCCGCCCCGCGATCGCGGTCTTGAGCCGCTCCACGTACGAATAGTGGAGCTTGATGCGCCCCATCAGGCGTCCCTCGTTCACGTCGCCGTGATCGTCGGATCCGCCCGTCACGAGCAGACCGTGTCGCTCGGCGAGCGCCGAGAAGTGCGCCGTCTGCTCCGCGTCGTGCTGCGGATAGAAGACCTCGATGCCATCCAACCCCGCCCGACGAACTGGGCGACTTCGGCATCGGTGAGCCTAGTGCGCCCCGGATGAGCGGCGACGGCCACGCCGCCAGCCGCATGGATCGCGCGGATCGCCTGCTCGGGGGAGACCTTCACGCGCTGCACGTAGCAGCGCCCGCCGTCGAGAATGAGCTCGGGGGTGAAGGCCGACTTCACGTCGGGGACGATCCCCGCCTCGACCATCGCCTTGGCCACGTGCGGTCGACCGATATTGTCGGTGCCGCCGGCAATCTCGACCACGCGGTCGAAGGAGACCGCGTAGCCGAATTCGTTGAGCTTCTGCACCATCCCCACGCGCGGGGCGAACCGTCCGTCGCGCAGCGAGTGGAGCATGTGAGAGAACGGGGCATCGTCGAGGCGATCCCGAAGCCCAGCATGTCCACCTGCCGCTCGTTGTCATCGAGGGTCGAGATCTCGCATGCGGGGATGACTTCGATCCCTAACCGTCGATGCCGCCGCCATCGCCTCGGCCACCCCCCCAAGGTGTCGTGGTCGGTGAGGGCGATGGCGGTAAAGCCCAGCTGGTGGGCCCGACGTACCACCTCCGACGGAGCATCGGACCCGTCGGAGGCGGTGGAGTGCAACTGCAGGTCGGCAAATCGGTCGCTCAGCATGACTACTGGGCCGACTTGTACGCCTCGATGAGGATGCGCGCGAGTTCGGGACGCGTAAACTCCGGCGGCGGCAGTTCGCCCGCCGTGAGCATCTCACGCACCTTGGTCCCCGAGAGGATCACGTGGTGCGTCTTGTCGTGCGGGCAGGTGCGCGTGGAGGCCATGTTGCACGTGGCGCAGTAGAACGTGTGCTCGAACTTGAACGGCGTGATGCCGAGTTCGTGCGCCGGGAACTTGTCGATCAGGACCTGCGCGTCGTAGGAGCCGTAGTAGTTCCCCACGCCGGCGTGGTCGCGCCCGACGATGAAGTGGGTGCAGCCGTAGTTCTTGCGGGCGATGGCATGCCAGAGCGCCTCGCGCGGACCGGCATAACGCATCGCCGCCGGGAAGACCGACATCATCGCCCGGTTCTTCGGGTAGTAATGCTCGAGGATGGCCTCGTACGTCTTCATGCGCGTGTCGGCCGGGACGTCGTCCGACTTGGTCGCCCCAACGAGCGGGTGCAGGAGGAGGCCGTCGACGATCTCCATCGCGACCTTCTGCAGGTACTCGTGGGCGCGGTGCACCGGGTTGCGCGTCTGGAAGCCGACGACGGTCTTCCACCCCAACTCGTCGAAGCGCTGGCGCGTCTCCAGCGGGGTGAGGCGGTACTCGTTGAACTGCTCGTGCACCGGACGGTTGATGACCTGCACCGGGCCGCCGAGCAGCACGTCGCCCTGCGCCATGAGGCGGGCCACGCCGGGGTGCGCGGTCTCGGTGGTGCCGAAGCACTGCTGCGCTTCGCGCGCCTTGTCGTACTCGAAGATGTCGGTGACCTGCATGATTCCCATCAGCTGTCCATTGGGATCACGCAGGGCGATCTCCTCGCCGACCTTGATCGTGGCGGCCTGCTCCTTCGTGACCGCCTTGGTCACCGGGAGCGCCCACACGAGCCCGTCCGACAGGCGCATCGAATCGACCACGGTGTCGTAGTCGGCCTTGCGCATGAAGCCGACGAGCGGCGACAGCGCGCCGACGCCGATCATTTCCAGGTCGCTCGCTTCGCGGTCGTCGAGGTCGAAGTGCTTCAGCTCCTTGGCGTGCTCGATGGCCTGCAGGCGCTTCTCGCCCGTGAGCTCGCGGTCCACGAGGGTGCCGCCGTGAGGCGCAATCGGCCCCGGGACGCGCTTCCCCTGCTCGACGCGCTTGGCCGCTTCGGCACGGTCAGCCGCAATGCCGCCGGCCAGATAGCCCTTTTCCTCGAGGACGCGCATCACCTTGAGCGCGCTCTCTTCGATCGACTCCTTGTCCGTGTCGAGGACGAGTTCGGGATTGGCCGGCTCCTCGTACGGGTCGTTGACCCCCGTGAAGCCCTGGATCTCCCCCGCCATCGCCTTCTTGTACATCCCCTTCACGTCGCGCCCGACGAGGACGTCGAGCGGGGTGCGGACGAACACCTCGATGAAGTCGCCGATTTCCTTGCGCGCGTTGTCGCGCATGCGGGCATACGGCGAGATGAAGCACGACAGGACGACGACGCCGTTGCGCGTGAGGACCTGCGAGACGAAGGTGACGCGTTCGATGTTCTTGTCGCGATCCTCCTTGGAGAAGCCGAGATCACGGCAGAGGCTCTGGCGCACCACGTCGCCGTCGAGGCGCTCCGACAAGATGTGGCGCTCCTGCAACATTTCGTGAACGCGGCGCGCCACGGTGGTCTTTCCGGAACCCGAGAGACCTGTGAACCAGACGGTGACTCCTCTGCTCATTGCATTACCTGTATAAGGGTGGAAATCGGGGGAATCGTCTTCGTAGCGGGCTTTGCCAGCGGATTCGATGGTAAGAATCGGGCCCGCGGGATCGTGTCTCGCAGACAGACTGTTGGCCCCCGCCCGGCGGAACATTGCGCCGGGCGCGCCCAAGTCGTCACTTGGTAGTCCTGATCTTGCAATACCATCGCCGTCAGGAATGCCCGCCCCATCCAGCCCCCCGGCGCACCGTCGGGGGGTGGGTATCTGAGGGGTGGGGTCGCTTCAAAGCCTCCACTGGAGATCTCTCGCGTGTATATCGGCCCCGATTCACTGATGCCGATCGCCTCGGTCTTTGCGGCGATCGCCGGCTTCTTCCTGATGTTCTGGCGGCGTGTGGTTGGGGCGATGCGCTTCATGCTGTCCAAGTTCTCCAAGAAGTCGTAGCCTCCCGCCCGACGTGCCCTCGCGAGCGTGGGTGGCCCCCGCGCGGCGGGTGCAGCACCTCCATTCGATCTCCCGATGACCCCCGCTACTGACGCGGGGCGGTCGCCGTTGCGAATCGTCCGGGTCGCCGGACTCGCGGCCGTCTTCGCCGGGGCAGGGCACGTGCTCGTGATGGGGGCCAAGAGCCTCCTTCTGGGGCAGTTCATCTGGTCCAGTCGCGACCTGGTATGGATGGCACCGGTCGGATACCTCCTGGTCTTCGGCGCCCTAGCCGTCCCGCTCGCGCTCCTCGCCGCCCTTCGCCCACGTTGGGTCCCACAGGCGGCGGTCGTCTTCCTGTACGCGACGGCCGCGGCCTTCTCGGTCGCCCTCCTGTTCCCGCGCATCCACCCGATCGCCTCGCTTCTGGTGGCCATCGGAATCGGCGTACGGTCGGCCCAGTCCGCACGCGATGCGGGAAGCGGCTGGCCACGGCTCGCCCGGAGCGCTGGTGGGACCGTCGCTGCGCTGCTGGCGCTCACCGCTGTCGGCATGCGTGGCATGCGTGCCTGGCGCGACGACGCGGCCTGGCGCGCGCTTCCCGCTTCGGCGGACGGGGCGCCCAACGTCCTGTACATCATCCTCGACACGGTCCGGGCGCGGAATCTCAGCCTGTACGGCTACGCGCGTCCCACGTCGCCCAACATGGCGAGGCTGGCCGCCGAGGGGGTCACCTTCGACTACGCCTTCGCCACCACCTCGTGGACGCTCCCGTCGCACGGATCGCTCATGACCGGGGTCGACGCCAAGGAGCTCTCCGCCGCCTGGTTCGTCCCGCTCGACGACTCGACCCCCGTGCTGGCCGAACGCATGGCGGCGCGCGGCTATCGCACCGGGGGGTTCGTCGCGAATCATGTCTACACGGCCTGGGAGTCAGGGCTCGCGCGCGGCTTCCATACGTACGAGGACTATCTCGTCTCGCTCAAGCAGGTCCTGCTGAGCACCTCGTTGCTGCAGACGGAGCTGGCGTCGGAGCTGAGCGCGGCGCGTCGGTGGTCGGGGCGCATGGCGGCACTGCGTCGCTTCAACCTGCAGGTGCACCCGGCGTTCTACAGCGATCGCAAGCCGGCGGAGCGCGTCGTGGACGAGTTCCTGGCGTGGGAAGGGCTCGCGAGCGATCAGCCATACTTCGCCTTCCTCAACTTCTTCGATCCGCACGAGCCCTACGAACCGCCGGGGCGCTTTCGCACGATGTTCGGTGAAGGAAAGTCGCCGGAGGACCTGTACGACGGTTCCCTCGCCTATCTCGACCAGGAGCTCGGCCGGTTGGCCGACACGCTGCGCGCACGCGGAACGCTCGATCGCACGATCGTCGTGATCGTTGGCGACCATGGCGAGCACCTGGGCGATCACGGCATCTGGGGACACAGCAACAGCCTGTACGAGCAGCTCCTTCGCGTCCCGTTGATCATTCGATTCCCGGGCAGGGTCCCGGCCGGGGTGCGCGTGCGGCAGCCGGTGTCGCTGCGCGACCTTCCCGTCACGCTCCTGTCGCTCGCCGATAGCGCGGCGGCCCCGTCGCTCCCTGGCGTGTCGCTCACCGGGGCGTGGCAGCGTTCCGACTTCCGCGGGAGCGACATCCTCGCCGAGTTGCGCGTGGCGGGACGCCGCAAGATCCCGCCAGGACCGTCGCGCTTTGGCGACCTGCACTCGGCCGTCCGTGACTCGTTGCACCTGATCAGGAACGGTGACGGGTCGGAGGAGCTCTATGACGTGGTGCGCGATGGAGAGGAGCGCACGAACCTCTCGGCCAATCGTGCAGCTGGCGATTCGGTGGTGACCTGGTTGCGCTCGCGCCTCCCCGCGACCGGGAAGAAGTGAGCGCTCCGGTTCCGCGGCGGCACTCGGTGGCCGCGGCGGGTCGGATCGTCAGGTCGCGCTGTGCAGGAGCCAGGCGCTGATCGCGCGGAGGTCGTCGAAGTGCGGGATGTCGTCCGCGGGCGACGCACGTTCGCCGACCAGGGCCACGCGGCACCCGGCGGCGCGGGCGGCCCCGACGTCGACGTCGGGGCGGTCGCCGACATAGAGCGCCGCGTCGGGCCGCACCCGCAGGCGTTCGATGACGTGTCGCAGCCCGGTGGGGTTGGGCTTGAGCACACCGATCTCCGGCTGCTGCGCCCACGCAATCGCATCGAAGGCGAGGTCGACGCCGAGCGCCTCGAGCTTGGCCATCGGGGGATAGTCGGAGAGCAGGGCGGTGCGCAGCCCCTGCCGACGAATCGCGGCGAGCGCTTGCCCCAGACCGGGGCGAGCCGCCGAGCGCACGGCGGAGAGCGGGGCGCGTTCGAACCAGTCCGCGACCACCGCGCGCACCGTCTCCAGGCCTTCCCCCGAGCGCTCTGCCGCCAGCCGCAACTGGTCCTCCGCGAGTGACGTCGACTGGCGTCCGCGCAGTGCCTCGTGGGCGTGCCGATAGTGCCGGAGGATGGCGATCGCATGCATCGCCTCGAGCGGGCGCCGGACGGCGCGCGATACGAGCAGCGGGAGAAACGCCAACCGCATGCGTCGCGTGTCGTAC
The window above is part of the Gemmatimonadota bacterium genome. Proteins encoded here:
- a CDS encoding PHP domain-containing protein, yielding MLSDRFADLQLHSTASDGSDAPSEVVRRAHQLGFTAIALTDHDTLGGWPRRWRRHRRLGIEVIPACEISTLDDNERQVDMLGFGIASTMPRSLTCSTRCATDGSPRAWGWCRSSTNSATRSPSTAWSRLPAAPTISVDRTWPRRWSRRGSSPT
- a CDS encoding sulfatase: MTPATDAGRSPLRIVRVAGLAAVFAGAGHVLVMGAKSLLLGQFIWSSRDLVWMAPVGYLLVFGALAVPLALLAALRPRWVPQAAVVFLYATAAAFSVALLFPRIHPIASLLVAIGIGVRSAQSARDAGSGWPRLARSAGGTVAALLALTAVGMRGMRAWRDDAAWRALPASADGAPNVLYIILDTVRARNLSLYGYARPTSPNMARLAAEGVTFDYAFATTSWTLPSHGSLMTGVDAKELSAAWFVPLDDSTPVLAERMAARGYRTGGFVANHVYTAWESGLARGFHTYEDYLVSLKQVLLSTSLLQTELASELSAARRWSGRMAALRRFNLQVHPAFYSDRKPAERVVDEFLAWEGLASDQPYFAFLNFFDPHEPYEPPGRFRTMFGEGKSPEDLYDGSLAYLDQELGRLADTLRARGTLDRTIVVIVGDHGEHLGDHGIWGHSNSLYEQLLRVPLIIRFPGRVPAGVRVRQPVSLRDLPVTLLSLADSAAAPSLPGVSLTGAWQRSDFRGSDILAELRVAGRRKIPPGPSRFGDLHSAVRDSLHLIRNGDGSEELYDVVRDGEERTNLSANRAAGDSVVTWLRSRLPATGKK
- a CDS encoding anion permease, encoding MDLAVIALLGAVALFVFGALSWETAERHVYWNIVLMYGGAIALGAALDRTGAASWLLQLALDGYSPGPLVTIFGAAVLALLLSEVMSNAAALAVVLPLAFTLANQSGALPVAPLLAVSSRRGSTSRSP
- a CDS encoding HAD family hydrolase, encoding MTPLAAVIFDLDGTLYDTRRMRLAFLPLLVSRAVRRPLEAMHAIAILRHYRHAHEALRGRQSTSLAEDQLRLAAERSGEGLETVRAVVADWFERAPLSAVRSAARPGLGQALAAIRRQGLRTALLSDYPPMAKLEALGVDLAFDAIAWAQQPEIGVLKPNPTGLRHVIERLRVRPDAALYVGDRPDVDVGAARAAGCRVALVGERASPADDIPHFDDLRAISAWLLHSAT
- the sat gene encoding sulfate adenylyltransferase, whose protein sequence is MSRGVTVWFTGLSGSGKTTVARRVHEMLQERHILSERLDGDVVRQSLCRDLGFSKEDRDKNIERVTFVSQVLTRNGVVVLSCFISPYARMRDNARKEIGDFIEVFVRTPLDVLVGRDVKGMYKKAMAGEIQGFTGVNDPYEEPANPELVLDTDKESIEESALKVMRVLEEKGYLAGGIAADRAEAAKRVEQGKRVPGPIAPHGGTLVDRELTGEKRLQAIEHAKELKHFDLDDREASDLEMIGVGALSPLVGFMRKADYDTVVDSMRLSDGLVWALPVTKAVTKEQAATIKVGEEIALRDPNGQLMGIMQVTDIFEYDKAREAQQCFGTTETAHPGVARLMAQGDVLLGGPVQVINRPVHEQFNEYRLTPLETRQRFDELGWKTVVGFQTRNPVHRAHEYLQKVAMEIVDGLLLHPLVGATKSDDVPADTRMKTYEAILEHYYPKNRAMMSVFPAAMRYAGPREALWHAIARKNYGCTHFIVGRDHAGVGNYYGSYDAQVLIDKFPAHELGITPFKFEHTFYCATCNMASTRTCPHDKTHHVILSGTKVREMLTAGELPPPEFTRPELARILIEAYKSAQ